In Ovis aries strain OAR_USU_Benz2616 breed Rambouillet chromosome 13, ARS-UI_Ramb_v3.0, whole genome shotgun sequence, the following are encoded in one genomic region:
- the UCN3 gene encoding urocortin-3, which yields MLVPAPFLLVLLLLLGAPQAGLSQRSPIAGSSLSCLHTALREAEKSQRKDTSGLIKRTFPALPRRDPEDQEGQEDEDAKKRTFPGSVGGGGGGGAGSTRYKYPSQAQFQGRPSQEKAKSDRRTKVTLSLDVPTNIMNILFNIAKAKNLRAKAAANAHLMAQIGRKK from the coding sequence ATGCTCGTGCCGGCCCCCTTCCTGCTGGTCTTGCTACTGCTCCTCGGGGCCCCCCAGGCGGGCCTCTCCCAGAGGTCCCCTATAGCCGGTTCCAGCCTCAGCTGCCTCCACACAGCCCTGCGTGAGGCCGAGAAGAGTCAGCGGAAGGACACGTCGGGGCTGATCAAGCGgaccttccctgccctgccccgcaGAGACCCAGAGGaccaggaggggcaggaggaTGAGGACGCAAAGAAAAGGACCTTCCCTGGATCGGtgggcggcggcggtggcggcggggcCGGCAGCACCCGGTACAAGTACCCGTCCCAGGCACAGTTCCAGGGGCGGCCATCCCAGGAAAAGGCCAAGAGTGACCGGCGCACCAAGGTCACTCTGTCCCTGGACGTCCCCACTAACATTATGAACATCCTCTTCAATATCGCCAAGGCCAAGAACCTGCGAGCCAAGGCCGCCGCCAATGCCCACCTCATGGCCCAGATTGGTCGGAAGAAGTag